The Thermococcus sp. CX2 genome includes a window with the following:
- a CDS encoding DUF447 domain-containing protein has translation MLELFNEGQVYEVLLVTHSNATPVGVVRKGEALNFKLFGGRSAEELKAHPYASIQITNDVELLVKLALNIPVNVEFAERKPHRWIKGLPGVYGEVKLMEETHEDKLGKATVLRCSLKPEGVIEGSLPPRPISRADYLLLEMAVDLTRLFVATREVKVELARNLYERIWINYQMYKRFGGNSEIAEKMMGWAVSSLRWNP, from the coding sequence ATGCTCGAACTGTTCAACGAAGGACAGGTTTACGAGGTTCTCCTGGTTACGCACTCCAATGCCACTCCAGTAGGTGTGGTCAGGAAGGGAGAGGCTCTCAACTTCAAGCTCTTCGGTGGGAGAAGTGCCGAGGAGCTGAAAGCCCATCCATACGCCTCGATTCAGATAACGAACGACGTCGAGCTCTTGGTCAAGCTCGCGCTAAACATTCCAGTGAACGTTGAGTTCGCGGAGAGAAAGCCCCATCGCTGGATTAAAGGCCTTCCGGGGGTTTATGGGGAAGTTAAGCTCATGGAAGAAACCCACGAGGACAAGCTCGGAAAGGCCACCGTTCTCAGGTGTTCCCTCAAACCAGAGGGGGTTATAGAGGGTTCCCTTCCCCCTCGACCCATAAGCCGTGCCGATTACCTTCTCCTCGAAATGGCGGTTGATTTGACGAGGCTCTTCGTGGCCACGAGGGAGGTAAAGGTTGAGCTGGCAAGGAACCTCTACGAGCGAATTTGGATAAACTATCAGATGTACAAACGCTTCGGCGGAAACTCCGAAATTGCCGAGAAAATGATGGGATGGGCAGTCTCGTCGCTCAGATGGAACCCCTGA
- a CDS encoding ABC transporter ATP-binding protein yields MVEVKLENIVKTFGDTVALKGINLDIKHGELFTLLGPSGCGKSTTLRIIAGLDFPDSGTIWFDDQDVTYMSSSERGAVLVFQNYALWPHMTVFDNVAYGLKIKKLPKDEIERKVKWALELVKLSGFEDRYPTQLSGGQQQRVAIARALVVEPKILLLDEPLSNLDAKLRLEMRSEIRRIQRELGITVLYVTHDQEEAMAISDRIAVMNVGTVEQVGTPKEIYESPRTEFVASFMGKTNVIPAKVVERNGDRVTVEFEGIRLDGLYYTEKSDKVVIVIRPERIKLKPVENAVSFTGTVDLIEYYGFFVEVVGLFGETRIISRTISDKEVAHLRPLQEVTFYVDRDDIIVLPKQQL; encoded by the coding sequence ATGGTTGAGGTCAAGCTTGAGAACATCGTCAAAACCTTTGGAGACACCGTCGCCCTCAAGGGAATAAACCTTGACATAAAGCACGGCGAGCTCTTCACCCTGCTCGGACCGAGCGGATGTGGAAAGTCCACAACCTTGAGAATAATAGCTGGCCTTGACTTCCCGGACAGCGGAACCATCTGGTTCGACGACCAGGACGTTACCTACATGAGCTCCAGCGAGAGGGGAGCAGTTTTAGTCTTCCAGAACTACGCCCTCTGGCCACACATGACGGTGTTCGACAACGTCGCCTACGGTCTGAAGATCAAGAAGCTTCCGAAGGATGAGATAGAGAGGAAGGTCAAGTGGGCGCTGGAGCTGGTCAAGCTCTCGGGCTTCGAGGATAGATATCCAACCCAGCTCTCCGGCGGTCAGCAGCAGCGTGTCGCCATCGCTAGGGCCTTGGTAGTCGAGCCAAAGATACTCCTCCTCGACGAGCCTCTGAGCAACCTCGATGCCAAACTCAGGCTTGAGATGCGTTCCGAGATAAGGAGGATTCAGCGCGAGCTTGGAATAACAGTCCTCTACGTCACCCACGACCAGGAGGAGGCCATGGCAATCAGCGACAGAATAGCCGTTATGAACGTCGGAACGGTTGAGCAGGTCGGAACTCCCAAGGAGATATACGAGAGCCCCAGGACAGAGTTCGTAGCCAGCTTTATGGGCAAGACCAACGTCATTCCGGCTAAAGTCGTCGAGAGGAACGGGGACAGGGTTACCGTCGAGTTCGAGGGCATAAGGCTGGATGGCCTCTACTACACCGAGAAGAGCGACAAAGTCGTTATCGTCATAAGGCCCGAGAGGATAAAGCTCAAGCCCGTCGAGAATGCGGTCTCATTCACCGGAACAGTAGACCTCATCGAGTACTACGGCTTCTTTGTCGAGGTCGTTGGCCTCTTCGGAGAGACCAGGATTATCTCCAGAACCATCAGCGACAAGGAAGTTGCCCACCTCAGGCCGCTCCAAGAGGTCACATTCTACGTTGATAGGGACGATATAATCGTCCTTCCAAAGCAGCAGCTTTAA